The proteins below are encoded in one region of Salvelinus fontinalis isolate EN_2023a chromosome 10, ASM2944872v1, whole genome shotgun sequence:
- the LOC129863579 gene encoding uncharacterized protein LOC129863579 isoform X2: MDISQDSQTFTQILRDITELEPVVGSPEQIVYIPTPTLNCTEIPPRTGAIGSLHGFCEGYAYETIVPYSQDVFTQKPQTETLNGLSTPLTQDRWTPPIKHQRTIRAQIHRSASPEQYYWEGIHETALQGQGSQATDQADAIIRVAQRHVPEFSELLQNSPLQKSRDSSPAYKDLQEATHLDPEEAPKTPVTRTAKPDDFKVLNDISEVDDLMFCEVANLIEAANSGAAKASCEIDQAVLFKAFTQGLKSRKALLQRRMGILFEHQYNQDVSFWRRELPRMLNNSRVKTSKYLR; encoded by the exons ATGGATATTTCTCAAG ATTCTCAAACCTTCACTCAGATTCTCCGAGATATAACTGAACTCGAACCGGTCGTAGGGTCTCCGGAACAAATTGTTTACATCCCAACGCCGACCCTGAATTGTA CGGAAATACCTCCTAGAACGGGTGCCATAGGGAGTCTACACGGTTTCTGTGAAGGATATGCCTACGAGACAATTGTGCCCTACTCCCAGGATGTATTTACACAGAAGCCGCAAACAGAGACTTTAAACGGCCTGTCAACTCCCCTGACCCAGGACCGCTGGACGCCCCCTATTAAACACCAACGGACAATCAGGGCCCAGATCCACAGGTCCGCTTCACCCGAACAATACTACTGGGAGGGTATTCACGAGACAGCGTTACAAGGACAAG gctcacaagctacagaccaggcagatgCTATAATTAGGGTTGCCCAAAGACATGTTCCCGAGTTCTCAGAGCTTCTTCAGAACAGCCCTCTTCAAAAAAGCCGAG ACTCCTCGCCTGCTTATAAAGACCTCCAAGAAGCTACACATCTAGATCCCGAGGAGGCGCCAAAGACCCCAGTCACCAGAACAGCGAAGCCTGatgatttcaaagttttaaatGACATTTCTGAGGTAGACGATTTGATGTTCTGTGAAGTGGCCAACCTTATTGAAGCGGCCAATTCTGGTGCGGCAAAAGCCTCTTGTGAAATAGACCAAGCCGTGCTTTTCAAGGCTTTTACACAGGGTTTAAAATCACGAAAGGCTTTACTTCAACGTCGTATGGGTATTCTATTCGAACATCAATACAATCAGGATGTGTCATTCTGGCGTAGAGAGCTTCCCCGCATGTTAAACAACAGTAGGGTTAAAACAAGCAAATACCTCCGTTAA
- the LOC129863579 gene encoding uncharacterized protein LOC129863579 isoform X1 encodes MAPPIDLSETIETLLAEIPTELQDIINHMNDSGLIDIGAIDENLLSQIPSELIEIITRMNESGSADENRLSQIPESIISLITQMNESPRFNSAPPTPLSHPLTPLFEEETQYDVFEQLNKCLSNLDREGLDHNVQNESPRFNSAPPTPLSQPLTPMSEESETQYDVFEQLDDCLANQDGDGLDRSEHVLYRNKFHNIEVRQFFNFAWGGQIREYAVFYVMLMDTLNELVDRVRAYSQPRDTLQLEILGDSLQSRVSLILNRGEADLEQFVNLLERLVQSNLNVLADRTLELVVQLVRPPQGGGGQRRKLDSLMQSEIISNKKAYLIIVHNHGNKLCFAIGLAHLLSPGCTEREALQKAQELQKAVGLGIQDAVAFSDIGKFENFLNIKIVVLYHSRANDALLKFQNIQEPHPKTMYFYVQNEHYYAVTNITAFLGAPYVCPACHTGYTRKGGHSCRYNCSVCLDKHCPMQPLNLTPCEDCHRTCRSAYCYEKHKTETWHPKACKSVSICDINKKCPKCHCNYNLKIDSPKPHVCGIIHCPICKGPLKSRDAEVVQEVPHECYIQPLAEDEHTEKYVFYDFETNQQSGVHLPIFVSTMTFTGEKWSAEGPDCARLFLKHFRKAQYRNFTFIAHNARAYDSYLLLNPLIQQGVAPSVIAQGSKILCFVDHAFKQRYIDSLSFLPMRLAQMPEALGFENSVKGYFPHFFTSEENLHYIGAYPAPEMYGCDQMSTKEREKFMTWYETVRHGTFDFHKEMESYCDNDVVILREGCLRFREEVIKDAGIDPWSCTTIASACMKTYRTHYLTPASIAIPSPDNYRRQFKAYSSGSIQWLEYLAQDKNVFIQHALNRGEKAFGPYHVDGYTQIDGVETVYEYNGCFFHGCKLCFVPQAMCVLTQKTFGEMYQEFQDKLNSLKATYGLKVVVLWEHEWTALKKADPHVQAFLTQYDPPEPLEPRQALFGGRTNALTLRYVAQPDETIGYVDFTSLYPHVMSSSCYPIGHPEIIHSDFDEPQNYFGLIKATVYPPRGLFIPVLPYKGSKGKLFFPLCRTCCENNNQENPCDHSDQERALTGVWVTVEFSKALEKGYRVAKIFEVWNFSRKSDTLFKEYIKTFLRCKQMASGYPASVTDEESKEKYIQDYHDREGILLDPDRIQVNKTKRNVSKLYLNSLWGKLAQRSNMLTTSIIKDPEEFLEFVFSDQYEISHFSFLSQDIALVQWRRNPKWVLPPGNVNVFLAAFTTAYARLELYTLMEQLQRRVLYHDTDSVVYVSKPGDWNPPLSNYLGGLTSELAEGDHITEWSSCGPKSYAFRTKDNHVVLKAKGVTQNYENAPRVNLESITRLVDGFVNDKNSDLEILTSYNKIVRDKKGFHLRNAPLTKRFRVVYDKRRLLPDGTTLPFGY; translated from the coding sequence ATGGCGCCCCCTATAGACCTAAGCGAGACAATTGAAACCCTCTTAGCGGAAATCCCTACAGAGCTCCAAGATATAATTAACCATATGAATGATtctgggctaattgacatagggGCTATAGATGAAAACCTATTATCCCAGATTCCCTCCGAACTCATTGAAATTATTACACGTATGAATGAGTCAGGGTCTGCAGATGAAAACAGGTTATCACAGATACCCGAATCAATCATATCTTTAATTACCCAGATGAACGAGAGCCCAAGGTTTAATTCTGCACCCCCTACACCTCTAAGCCATCCTTTAACACCCTTGTTCGAAGAGGAAACCCAATACGATGTTTTTGAACAGCTGAACAAATGTCTATCAAATCTGGATCGGGAAGGTCTTGATCACAATGTACAGAACGAAAGCCCTAGGTTTAATTCTGCACCACCTACACCTCTAAGCCAGCCTTTAACACCCATGTCTGAAGAGTCTGAAACCCAATACGATGTTTTTGAACAGTTGGACGATTGTCTAGCAAATCAGGATGGGGATGGTCTTGATCGCAGTGAACATGTTTTGTatcgaaataaattccacaatatTGAGGTTCGACAGTTTTTCAATTTCGCATGGGGGGGTCAGATTCGGGAATATGCTGTGTTTTACGTAATGCTTATGGACACTTTGAATGAACTGGTAGATAGAGTTAGAGCTTATAGCCAACCAAGGGATACCTTACAGTTGGAAATTTTAGGAGACAGTCTGCAGAGCCGTGTGTCGCTTATTTTAAATAGGGGTGAAGCAGATCTTGAACAATTTGTTAACCTGCTAGAACGCCTTGTTCAGTCAAATTTAAACGTGCTAGCAGATAGGACCCTCGAACTTGTAGTACAATTAGTCCGGCCACCCCAAGGAGGCGGCGGGCAGAGACGTAAACTCGATAGCCTGATGCAGTCCGAAATCATAAGCAATAAAAAGGCCTACCTCATAATCGTTCACAATCATGGTAATAAGCTATGCTTTGCCATAGGTTTGGCCCACTTACTCAGCCCAGGATGTACAGAGCGCGAAGCGTTACAGAAAGCTCAAGAGCTACAAAAGGCTGTGGGTTTAGGTATACAGGATGCTGTGGCTTTCTCAGACATAGGCAAatttgaaaactttctgaatatcAAGATTGTGGTTTTGTACCACAGCAGGGCTAATGACGCGCTCCTGAAGTTCCAAAATATACAAGAGCCACACCCTAAGACTATGTACTTTTATGTGCAAAATGAGCATTACTATGCCGTAACTAACATCACCGCATTTTTAGGCGCCCCATATGTCTGTCCAGCCTGTCATACCGGCTACACCCGCAAGGGGGGGCACTCGTGCCGTTATAACTGTTCAGTATGTCTGGATAAACATTGCCCTATGCAACCGCTAAACTTGACACCCTGTGAGGATTGTCACCGCACATGTCGTTCAGCCTACTGTTACGAAAAACACAAAACTGAAACATGGCACCCCAAGGCCTGTAAATCTGTAAGCATTTGTGACATTAACAAGAAATGTCCAAAATGTCATTGCAATTACAACCTTAAAATAGACAGCCCTAAACCCCATGTTTGTGGAATCATACATTGCCCAATCTGTAAAGGGCCCTTGAAAAGCAGAGACGCAGAAGTTGTTCAAGAAGTACCACATGAGTGTTACATTCAGCCCCTGGCAGAAGATGAACATacagagaaatatgttttttatgaTTTTGAGACAAATCAGCAATCCGGGGTTCACTTGCCTATTTTTGTATCTACCATGACTTTCACCGGTGAAAAGTGGTCGGCCGAGGGGCCCGATTGCGCCCGACTCtttctaaaacattttagaaaggcCCAGTACAGAAACTTCACGTTTATAGCACACAATGCGCGCGCCTATGACTCCTATCTGCTTCTGAACCCTTTGATACAGCAAGGCGTGGCGCCCAGTGTCATTGCTCAAGGGAGTAAAATCTTATGTTTTGTTGACCACGCCTTCAAACAGAGATACATTGACAGCTTAAGCTTCTTACCCATGAGATTGGCTCAAATGCCAGAGGCCTTGGGTTTTGAAAACTCGGTCAAAGGCTATTTCCCCCACTTCTTCACATCTGAGGAGAATCTACATTATATAGGAGCTTATCCAGCCCCCGAAATGTACGGTTGTGATCAAATGTCTACCAAAGAGCGTGAGAAATTCATGACGTGGTACGAGACAGTAAGACATGGAACTTTTGATTTTCATAAAGAGATGGAATCATACTGTGACAATGACGTGGTTATACTACGTGAAGGATGCCTCAGATTCAGAGAAGAGGTAATCAAAGATGCAGGCATTGACCCCTGGAGCTGTACAACTATTGCATCCGCGTGCATGAAAACCTATCGTACACACTATCTAACTCCAGCATCTATAGCGATCCCATCGCCAGACAACTACCGACGACAATTCAAGGCCTACTCTAGTGGCTCCATTCAATGGTTGGAGTACCTAGCCCAggataaaaatgtttttatccaACATGCTTTGAATCGGGGGGAGAAGGCTTTTGGGCCTTACcatgtagatggatacacacagatTGACGGTGTTGAGACAGTGTATGAGTACAACGGTTGTTTCTTCCACGGTTGTAAATTATGCTTTGTCCCCCAGGCCATGTGTGTCCTAACCCAAAAGACTTTTGGGGAAATGTACCAAGAGTTTCAAGACAAACTGAATTCTTTAAAGGCTACATACGGGTTAAAAGTTGTGGTTTTGTGGGAACACGAATGGACAGCCCTGAAAAAGGCGGATCCTCATGTTCAGGCCTTCCTTACCCAATATGACCCTCCAGAGCCCCTGGAACCGAGACAGGCCTTGTTTGGAGGCAGGACCAATGCTTTGACATTGCGTTATGTAGCTCAACCCGACGAGACAATAGGCTATGTAGATTTTACATCCCTATATCCTCATGTAATGAGTTCCTCATGCTATCCTATAGGGCATCCTGAAATTATTCACAGCGACTTTGACGAACCCCAAAATTATTTTGGTTTAATCAAAGCGACTGTCTACCCTCCTAGGGGTCTGTTTATACCTGTGCTGCCTTACAAGGGGTCTAAAGGAAAACTTTTCTTTCCCCTTTGTCGCACATGCTGTGAAAACAACAACCAGGAAAACCCATGTGATCACTCAGATCAAGAAAGAGCCCTGACGGGTGTCTGGGTCACCGTTGAATTCTCTAAGGCTTTGGAGAAGGGGTATCGTGTGGCCAAAATCTTTGAAGTGTGGAACTTTTCCAGGAAATCAGACACACTTTTTAAAGAGTACATCAAGACCTTCTTGAGATGCAAGCAGATGGCTTCAGGCTATCCAGCATCGGTCACAGATGAAGAAAGTAAAGAGAAGTACATTCAAGACTACCATGACAGAGAAGGCATACTTCTTGACCCTGACAGAATACAGGTcaacaaaaccaaaagaaatgTTTCGAAATTGTACTTGAACTCCCTTTGGGGGAAGTTAGCGCAGAGAAGCAATATGCTAACAACTTCGATCATTAAAGACCCGGAAGAATTTTTGGAATTTGTTTTTTCGGACCAATACGAAATTTCACATTTTTCATTCTTGAGTCAAGACATTGCCTTGGTGCAATGGCGGCGCAACCCAAAGTGGGTTCTACCCCCaggtaatgtaaatgtgtttcttGCAGCATTTACCACAGCCTATGCCCGACTTGAACTGTACACCCTCATGGAACAGCTTCAGCGGCGGGTTCTTTACCACGACACAGACTCTGTGGTCTATGTAAGCAAGCCGGGGGATTGGAACCCCCCACTTAGCAACTATCTTGGGGGTTTAACTAGTGAACTCGCCGAGGGTGACCATATCACAGAATGGTCCTCATGTGGGCCCAAAAGCTATGCTTTTAGGACTAAAGACAAT